One window of Nymphaea colorata isolate Beijing-Zhang1983 chromosome 1, ASM883128v2, whole genome shotgun sequence genomic DNA carries:
- the LOC116245952 gene encoding putative lipid-transfer protein DIR1, with product MAKASLLIMVVALGWLVASTAAFTICSMEAGEFYGCLPAIRGPSPSPPSSDCCNAIKRADLNCLCSYKDSALLPSFGVDPKLAMALPRKCNLVPPPACQGYAPASTPEPSS from the exons ATGGCAAAGGCTTCGCTATTAATAATGGTGGTGGCTCTCGGCTGGCTGGTTGCTAGCACGGCAGCTTTTACCATCTGCAGTATGGAGGCGGGGGAGTTCTACGGGTGCCTTCCGGCCATCAGGGGTCCGTCGCCGTCGCCCCCGAGCTCTGATTGCTGCAATGCGATCAAGAGGGCGGACTTGAACTGCCTGTGCAGCTACAAGGACTCTGCACTTCTCCCTTCCTTCGGCGTCGACCCCAAGCTGGCCATGGCCCTCCCTCGCAAGTGCAACCTTGTTCCTCCTCCTGCCTGCCAAG GTTACGCCCCTGCCAGCACCCCAGAGCCTTCCAGCTAG
- the LOC116260368 gene encoding uncharacterized protein LOC116260368 isoform X1, translated as MHATQQDGPYSENLTSNGATNNTGEDADTAKKHATSVVTVKFVDTYEFPVEGNLEDVNVLNEVRERVRQQWRAWLAVEDSKGKDWYLKQQKSEGITVSSLRISVLANSILLKRLIRKGIPPVLRPKVWLSVSGALKKRSTVPESYYADLTKAVEGKVTPATLQIDHDLPRTFPCHPWLDTPDGHASLRRVLVGYSFRDSDVGYCQGLNYVAAFLLLVMKTEEDAFWMLAVLLENVLVNDCYTGNLSGCHVEQKVFKDLLAKKCPKIAANLEAMGFDVSLVATEWFLCLFCKNLPSETTMRVWDVLFNEGVKVLFRVALAIFKMKEEELLNARQVGAVIDILQTTSQHLFDPDELLTVAFDKIGGL; from the exons ATGCATGCAACTCAGCAGGATGGGCCCTACTCCGAAAATCTGACAAGCAATGGCGCCACCAACAACACCGGCGAAGATGCAGATACCGCGAAAAAGCACGCCACCAGTGTCGTCACGGTAAAGTTCGTCGACACCTATGAGTTCCCCGTGGAAGGAAATCTTGAAGATGTCAATGTCTTGAATGAGGTGAGAGAGAGGGTGAGGCAGCAATGGCGGGCCTGGTTGGCTGTGGAGGACAGCAAGGGCAAAGATTGGTACCTCAAGCAGCAGAAATCCGAGGGCATTACGGTTTCGTCATTGCGGATATCCGTTTTGGCAAACTCAATCTTACTGAAACGGCTTATTCGGAAGGGGATTCCCCCTGTTTTAAGGCCGAAGGTCTGGCTGTCTGTATCTGGCGCCTTGAAGAAGAGGTCGACCGTCCCGGAGAGCTATTACGCCGATCTCACCAAGGCTGTGGAAGGCAAAGTCACGCCTGCCACCCTCCAGATTGATCac GACTTACCACGTACATTCCCATGCCATCCTTGGCTGGACACTCCAGATGGTCATGCATCTCTGCGGCGTGTTCTTGTTGGCTATTCATTTAGGGATTCTGATGTTGGTTATTGTCAA GGATTAAATTATGTGGCTGCCTTCCTATTGCTTGTGatgaaaacagaagaagatGCATTCTGGATGCTTGCTGTTCTTTTGGAAAATGTGCTTGTCAATGACTGCTATACTGGCAATTTATCAGGTTGCCATGTTGAGCAAAAAGTATTCAAAGATTTGCTTGCAAAAAAATGTCCAAA AATTGCTGCTAATTTGGAAGCTATGGGCTTTGATGTGTCTCTTGTAGCCACAGAATGGTTCTTGTGCCTATTCTGTAAAAACCTGCCATCGGAG ACGACGATGCGGGTTTGGGATGTTTTGTTCAATGAGGGTGTGAAGGTTCTCTTCCGTGTTGCCTTAGCAATTTTCAAG ATGAAGGAGGAGGAATTGTTAAATGCCCGTCAGGTGGGAGCTGTAATTGACATTTTGCAGACGACGTCTCAACATCTTTTTGATCCTGATGAACTGTTGACA GTTGCTTTTGACAAGATTGGGGGACTGTGA
- the LOC116260368 gene encoding uncharacterized protein LOC116260368 isoform X2 has protein sequence MHATQQDGPYSENLTSNGATNNTGEDADTAKKHATSVVTVKFVDTYEFPVEGNLEDVNVLNEVRERVRQQWRAWLAVEDSKGKDWYLKQQKSEGITVSSLRISVLANSILLKRLIRKGIPPVLRPKVWLSVSGALKKRSTVPESYYADLTKAVEGKVTPATLQIDHDLPRTFPCHPWLDTPDGHASLRRVLVGYSFRDSDVGYCQGLNYVAAFLLLVMKTEEDAFWMLAVLLENVLVNDCYTGNLSGCHVEQKVFKDLLAKKCPKIAANLEAMGFDVSLVATEWFLCLFCKNLPSETTMRVWDVLFNEGVKVLFRVALAIFKRFHALEWDVAVWQAAAV, from the exons ATGCATGCAACTCAGCAGGATGGGCCCTACTCCGAAAATCTGACAAGCAATGGCGCCACCAACAACACCGGCGAAGATGCAGATACCGCGAAAAAGCACGCCACCAGTGTCGTCACGGTAAAGTTCGTCGACACCTATGAGTTCCCCGTGGAAGGAAATCTTGAAGATGTCAATGTCTTGAATGAGGTGAGAGAGAGGGTGAGGCAGCAATGGCGGGCCTGGTTGGCTGTGGAGGACAGCAAGGGCAAAGATTGGTACCTCAAGCAGCAGAAATCCGAGGGCATTACGGTTTCGTCATTGCGGATATCCGTTTTGGCAAACTCAATCTTACTGAAACGGCTTATTCGGAAGGGGATTCCCCCTGTTTTAAGGCCGAAGGTCTGGCTGTCTGTATCTGGCGCCTTGAAGAAGAGGTCGACCGTCCCGGAGAGCTATTACGCCGATCTCACCAAGGCTGTGGAAGGCAAAGTCACGCCTGCCACCCTCCAGATTGATCac GACTTACCACGTACATTCCCATGCCATCCTTGGCTGGACACTCCAGATGGTCATGCATCTCTGCGGCGTGTTCTTGTTGGCTATTCATTTAGGGATTCTGATGTTGGTTATTGTCAA GGATTAAATTATGTGGCTGCCTTCCTATTGCTTGTGatgaaaacagaagaagatGCATTCTGGATGCTTGCTGTTCTTTTGGAAAATGTGCTTGTCAATGACTGCTATACTGGCAATTTATCAGGTTGCCATGTTGAGCAAAAAGTATTCAAAGATTTGCTTGCAAAAAAATGTCCAAA AATTGCTGCTAATTTGGAAGCTATGGGCTTTGATGTGTCTCTTGTAGCCACAGAATGGTTCTTGTGCCTATTCTGTAAAAACCTGCCATCGGAG ACGACGATGCGGGTTTGGGATGTTTTGTTCAATGAGGGTGTGAAGGTTCTCTTCCGTGTTGCCTTAGCAATTTTCAAG AGGTTCCATGCGTTGGAGTGGGATGTGGCTGTCTGGCAGGCAGCCGCAGTTTGA